One stretch of Miscanthus floridulus cultivar M001 chromosome 18, ASM1932011v1, whole genome shotgun sequence DNA includes these proteins:
- the LOC136520238 gene encoding transcription initiation factor TFIID subunit 10-like isoform X2 → MMSSGGDAGGPGGGMGPGVGGGGDGRHNDEAALIEFLSTLMDYTPTIPDELVEHYLGRSGFQCPDLRLTRLVAVATQKFLSDIASDSLHLLKF, encoded by the exons ATGATGAGCAGCGGCGGCGACGCAGGAGGCCCTGGCGGGGGCATGGGTCCAGGAGTGGGTGGAGGGGGGGACGGACGGCACAACGATGAGGCTGCGCTCATCGAGTTCCTCTCAACCCTCATGGACTACACCCCCACG ATTCCCGACGAGCTGGTGGAGCACTACCTCGGCCGCAGTGGGTTCCAGTGCCCCGACCTTCGCCT AACGAGACTGGTTGCTGTTGCCACCCAGAAGTTCCTATCAGACATTGCTAGCGATTCTCTTCA CCTACTGAAATTTTAG
- the LOC136520238 gene encoding transcription initiation factor TFIID subunit 10-like isoform X1 has protein sequence MMSSGGDAGGPGGGMGPGVGGGGDGRHNDEAALIEFLSTLMDYTPTIPDELVEHYLGRSGFQCPDLRLTRLVAVATQKFLSDIASDSLQSDVLVLLYSLLKF, from the exons ATGATGAGCAGCGGCGGCGACGCAGGAGGCCCTGGCGGGGGCATGGGTCCAGGAGTGGGTGGAGGGGGGGACGGACGGCACAACGATGAGGCTGCGCTCATCGAGTTCCTCTCAACCCTCATGGACTACACCCCCACG ATTCCCGACGAGCTGGTGGAGCACTACCTCGGCCGCAGTGGGTTCCAGTGCCCCGACCTTCGCCT AACGAGACTGGTTGCTGTTGCCACCCAGAAGTTCCTATCAGACATTGCTAGCGATTCTCTTCA GTCTGATGTTTTAGTGCTCCTCTACAGCCTACTGAAATTTTAG
- the LOC136520567 gene encoding protein IRX15-LIKE-like: MKGLSGPKLLLVHPSSNKSPGGAGSPGAVLGARRRVCAAVFLACFACISLASTLLSAARDPGAAGAGTRAAATASGRAAAAFAVPAGAGAAAAAGTGEGLPGHVFDALVQYASAGGNSTASMPGGDVRAIAAVLRRRAPCNLLVFGLGGEVPLWRALNHGGRTVFLDENQYYVSHLEGRHPGLEAYDVAYTTTVREFPDLLDAARAARAAECRPVQNLLFSDCRLAINDLPNQLYDVSWDVILVDGPRGYTATSPGRMSAIFTAGVLARTRAGEGATTDVLVHDYEREVERACSREFLCEENRVAETSTRSLAHFVVRGGSSARRDAFCSGPGAAAAH; this comes from the exons ATGAAGGGGCTGAGCGGGCCGAAGCTGCTGCTGGTGCACCCGTCGTCCAACAAGTCGCCCGGCGGGGCCGGGTCGCCCGGGGCGGTTCTTGGCGCGCGGCGCCGGGTGTGCGCCGCCGTGTTCCTGGCCTGCTTCGCCTGCATCTCCCTGGCCTCCACGCTGCTATCGGCCGCGCGTGACCCGGGGGCTGCAGGCGCGGGAACTCGGGCGGCCGCCACCGCGTccgggagggcggcggcggcgttcgcgGTGCCGGCGGGggctggcgccgccgccgccgccggaacgGGCGAGGGTCTGCCGGGGCACGTGTTCGACGCGCTGGTGCAGTACGCGTCGGCGGGCGGGAACTCGACCGCGAGCATGCCGGGGGGCGACGTGCGCGCCATCGCGGCCGTGCTCCGGCGCCGCGCGCCGTGCAACCTGCTCGTGTTCGGGCTCGGCGGGGAGGTGCCGCTGTGGCGAGCGCTCAACCACGGCGGCCGCACCGTGTTCCTGGACGAGAACCAGTACTACGTGTCCCACCTGGAGGGCCGCCACCCGGGGCTGGAGGCCTACGACGTCGCCTACACCACCACGGTCCGCGAGTTCCCGGACCTGCTGGACGCCGCACGCGCCGCGCGCGCCGCCGAGTGCCGACCGGTGCAGAACCTCCTCTTCTCTGACTGCCGCCTTGCCATCAACGACCTCCCCAACCAGCTCTATGACGTCTCCTGGGACGTCATCCTCGTCGACGGCCCGCGCGG GTACACGGCGACGTCGCCGGGCAGGATGTCGGCGATATTCACGGCGGGGGTGCTGGCGCGGACGCGGGCCGGGGAAGGCGCGACGACGGACGTGCTGGTGCACGACTACGAGCGGGAGGTGGAGCGGGCGTGCTCCAGGGAGTTCCTGTGCGAGGAGAACCGCGTCGCCGAGACCAGCACGCGGTCGCTCGCCCACTTCGTCGTGCGCGGCGGCAGCTCCGCCCGCCGGGACGCCTTCTGCTCCGGACCCGGAGCGGCGGCGGCCCACTAG
- the LOC136520424 gene encoding cell wall integrity protein scw1-like produces MAASYFNHSSSSYPPPPPPPGTSPYGAYRHAYPPAPAPPAAYGAYYDRAEQALPVRDELRTLFIAGLPADAKPREVYNLFRDFPGYVSSHLRTGKSSQAYAFAVFADQQSALTALSATNGMVFDLEKNCSLHVDLAKSNSRSKRLRSDDTSPYSPEKRTRKPRGFPDSGAGSNIYISGMGNSSHSLSGYPSAQSYTSLESSTSLSKDPSTFAPQNNPPCPTLFVANLGPACSEQELIDVFSSCAGFVKLKMQNKLGAPVAFVDFKDAFSSTEAINRLQGVILYSSPGEGVRLEYAKSRMGLRKRDKHP; encoded by the exons ATGGCCGCCTCGTACTTCAACCACTCCTCATCCTCCtacccgccgccgcctcccccgcCGGGCACCTCCCCGTACGGCGCGTACCGCCACGCCTACCCGCCGGCGCCGGCACCCCCGGCCGCTTACGGCGCCTACTACGACCGCGCGGAGCAGGCCCTCCCGGTGCGGGACGAGCTCCGCACCCTCTTCATCGCTGGCCTCCCCGCCGACGCCAAGCCGCGCGAAGTCTACAACCTCTTCCGCGATTTCCCCGGATACGTCTCCTCCCACCTCCGCACGGGCAAATCCTCCCAG GCGTATGCGTTTGCTGTGTTTGCAGATCAACAGTCTGCACTAACTGCCTTGAGTGCCACAAAT GGAATGGTGTTTGATCTTGAGAAGAATTGTTCTCTTCATGTAGATCTCGCCAAATCCAATTCCAGATCAAAGCGCTTGAGATCAG ATGATACTTCACCTTATTCTCCTGAAAAAAGAACTAGGAAACCAAGGGGATTTCCTGATTCAG GTGCTGGAAGCAATATTTACATATCTGGAATGGGTAATTCTTCACACAGCTTGAGTGGTTATCCCTCTGCACAAAG TTACACAAGCCTTGAGTCTAGTACTTCTCTCAGCAAG GACCCATCCACATTTGCCCCTCAAAATAATCCTCCATGTCCTACTCTCTTTGTTGCGAACCTTGGTCCAGCTTGTTCGGAGCAAGAGCTGATAGATGTTTTCTCAAG TTGTGCGGGATTTGTGAAGCTCAAGATGCAAAACAAGCTTGGAGCTCCAGTTGCATTTGTTGATTTCAAG GATGCATTCAGTTCAACTGAAGCCATAAATCGTCTCCAAGGAGTTATCCTGTACTCATCACCTGGCGAGGGAGTACGTTTAGA atatgcaaaatcACGGATGGGCCTTCGGAAGCGTGATAAGCACCCCTAA